The sequence below is a genomic window from Candidatus Hydrogenedentota bacterium.
CGTCGAGACGCGGACAAGCCCTGTACAACGCCTCATGCTTCTTCAAATGGTCCGCGCGGATTTTTCCGTCGTTTAGATCGAAATCCGCGGGCGTCCACACCCAATAATCTAGGTCGTACTTCGCGCAAATCTCGCTCATCGCGAGGTTCATCTCGTCGCGCGGCACTTTCATCAACGGCGACGTGCGGTCGTCCTGGAAGGGAATGTTCTCGATGCAGTTCGTGCCGAACAGCGCCAACTCGCGAATATACTGGTCGAACTGCTCGACGCTCCACGCGTCCCACGAATTCGCCGCGTGCCGATAGCCAAGCTGATGCCCGCGGATGTAATAACGTGGTTTCGAAGTCAGGTTGATGCCGGAAACAAATTTGCTGCCTTCAGAGAAATCCAGACTTCTAAGGAGCTGTCCGATACCGAAAAGTAGCCCGCGTTGCGAAACACTGCTTATCGTAATTACCGGCGCGCTGTTTTTGTTGGCGAAGGTCTCGATTCGATAACCTTCGTAACCAATTGTTGAGCTATTCCACTTACCGTTATAGACAATTTGCAGCCTTATCGCTGGGCGGTTGGATTCCTTAGTTTCGATCGGCAGTGTGAGGCCGGTTCGCTTCGCAATTTCTTCAACTAGCACCTGCGCGAAAACGGCCTCCAGTTTGCCAACTGGGCGGTCGGAAACACGAACGGCTGCGCCAGAAAGGTCAATCTCCGCTCGCGCACATAAACCCACAAACAATATCGTCACGATCATTCGTTTCATGGTGCAGTTGTCCTTCTCGTTCCCAAATTTCCATTTGGGAACGCACTCTTGAAAAGCTCTGCTTTGCTCTTAGTTCCGGCCACCTACTTCTTCACCAGCTTCCGGTACCTGCTTCTTCGATTTTCAAACAACTTCGTTCCCATCTCTTTCATGCGCCAGTCCTCGTACTCTTTGAAATTCCCCGTGAACCACCGCACATTGCCCTCGCCCTCGAAGACGATCAAGTGCGTGCATATGCGATCGAGAAAGAAGCGGTCGTGACTCGTCAGCAACACGCAGCCGCGGAAATTTTGGATTGCCTCTTCCAACAGCCGAAGCGTGTTCACGTCAAGGTCGTTCGTCGGTTCGTCGAGCAGGATGACATTGCCGCCTTCTTTCAGCAGCTTCGCGAGGTGGCACCGGTTGCGCTCGCCGCCGGACAACTCATCGACCGTCTTCTGTTGGTCCGTGCCCTTGAACCCGAATCGCGCGAGATATTGGCGGATCGGCACCTTCTGTTTGCCCAGCGTGACCTCCGCCGCGCCGCCGCTGACTTCGTCAAGCAGGCTCTTCCCGCCCTCGAACGAAGACCGTTCCTGGTCCACGTACGACAGCGATACCGTTGATCCGATCATCACCTCGCCCGCGTCCGCCTGTTCCTTGCCGACAATCATGCGCATCATGGTTGTTTTGCCGGTCCCATTCGGGCCGACAATACCGACCACCGCCGCCTTCGGCACGATGAAGCTCGCGTCCTTGAACAGCACTTGATCGCCGAACTGCTTCGTCACGTTCTTGAATTCGATTACGTCGTCGCCCAGTTCCGGCCCGGGCGCGACCGAGATCACCGCCGTGTCCTGCTTGCTCGCGGCGGCCTCGCGCGCGACCAGTTGTTCGTAGTGCGCGAGGCGCGATCGGCTCAATTCCTGCCGGTCGTTGTTGCTCATGCGAATCCACGCGAGTTCGTGCTCGAGCGCGCGCCCGCGCGAGTCTTTCTTCTCGCCCGCGGAAAGCTTCAGCAATTTTTGTTCGAGCCACGTCGAATAGTTGCCTTCCCAGGGGATGCCGTGCCCGCCCTCGAGTTCGAGAATCCACTTCGTCACGTTGTCGAGGAAATAGCGGTCGTGCGTGACGATGATCACCGTGCCCGGATAGTCGCGGAGTTGGTGTTCGAGCCAATCGACCGTTTCCGCATCGAGATGGTTGGTCGGCTCGTCAAGCAGCAACAGGTCCGGCCTATCCAGCAGCGCCTTGCACAGAGCCACGCGCCGCTTCTCGCCGCCGCTCAGCGTGCCAATGACGCGGTCGTCGTCCGGCAAGCACAACGCTTCGCTCGCGTGGGCCATGTGCGTTTCGAGGTTCCACGCGTCCGCCGCATCGAGTTTGTCCTGCAACACGCCCATGCGATCGATGGCCGCCTGCATCTCGTCATCGGACATCTCCTCGCCCATCTTCGCGGTCAACGCCTCGTATTCGCGCAACAGCGCCGTCGTGTTCGCAAACGCCGATTCGAGCACGTCGCGCACGGTCTGCTCGAGATCGAACACCGGCTCCTGCGGCACGATCCCCGCGCGAAATCCCTTCGTGATTTCAGCGCGCCCGATGAACTCGTCGTCCATCCCCGCCATAATGCGCAATACGGTCGATTTACCCGACCCGTTCTCGCCGACAATGCCGATTTTCGCGCCGGGATAAAAGCTGAGATAGATGTCCTTGAGTACGTGTTTCTGGCCGTAATGCTTGTTCAACCCAAGCATCGTGAAAATAAACTGCTCCGCCATGAAGGAAAAACCTGACCTTTCTACTGTTCTCTCGCGTTATTTGGGAAATAGGTCGTATAGGTCCTATACGGCCTATGCGAGTGGAGTCTCGCGTACAAATGAAAATCTGTTATGCCTTACCACCCACTATCTTCCGGATAGCAATTCCCATACTTCACGCTCTTCCGCGGCGCCGCCATCATCGGCTCGACTGCGTCGCGCCACTTCTTGTAGTGGTCCGTCTCCTTATGCCGCGCCGGATCGTCCGCGGTGCGATACACCTCCACCAGCACAAACTTCGACGCATCGTCCTGCTGCTGAATTACGTCGAACCGCGCGATGCCCGGCTCTTTCACGCTGTTCCGCGCGTTCTCGACTGTCGCGGCGCGGAACGCGTCTTCGCAGCCCGGCTTCACATCGACATGCACATGCACAACAAGCATGACTTGACTCCCAAACCGTCAGCTTCCCAGTAGTCCAAACCGCTTCATCAACATCCTGTCCAACATCCGCGCCGGCATCAATCGCTTCAGGGCAGGGTACAGGTTCCCGCCGTGTCCCACGCGAATAACCGCCGGCGCCACCTCGCGCGTGGTCCTCTCCACGATGCGTTTGGCGACGAACTCCGCCGACTCCGAATGCTTTTGCGACGCGCGCGCCCGAGCGCCGATTCCTTTCGCAAACCGCTGGTACGGCGAATCGTCTTTCATGACGACGTGTTCCGCCGCCGTATCGCCGAACCGCGACTTCACACCTCCCGGTTGCACAATCACGACGTCGATTCCGAACGGCGCCAGTTCCATCCGCGCCGCTTCCGAGATCGAATGCAGAGCCGCTTTTGACGCGCAATACACCCCCGCAAACGGCGTGGTCAAAATTCCCGACACACTGCCGATATTCACAATGCGCCCGCGTTTGGCGGCGATCATGTGTGGCGCGACCGCCTTCATCATCTCGATCGCACCCACGATGTTCGTCTCGAACTGCGCGCGCACCTGATCCGCCGTCACATCGAGGATCGGCCCCATCTGCCCGTACCCGGCATTATTCACGAGCATCGAGATTGTGCCTGCCTTTGCAGCGACGGCGTCCACCGCGGATCGTATCGACTCGACGGCAGTTACATCGAGCGCAAGCGTGTCGATGTTCGTTCCCGCGATGTCGCCCAACGTTTCCGGCTTACGCGCAGTCGCGAACACGCGATGTCCCTGCGCGGCGTATTCGACCGCCAGCGCCCGGCCAATGCCGGTCGAGCACCCGGTAATAAGCACTACTTGATTGGCAAGCATCGCACAACCCTCGGGAAAGGAGGAGAATACCAAAAGACGGCGCGGCAGACGAAGGGGCGCTGCGTTGTTTCCTCTTCAATCACTTTTCGCGGTGCGAATATGGAGTGCGGCAGCAGAGTCTTCGGCGCTGCCGCTTTGACTTGCGGCGGAGCCGGGTGTGCGACGAGATGCGTCGATTTACTCGAGCACAATGCGCGTTGTGAGCCAAAGCGGTAGCGCCGTCCGCCTTCGCAAGGCTGCGGCGCACTCTGCTACCGCACTCCATACCAAGGCTTGATTAGAATCCCGGTACTGAAGAGACTACGAGATTAGGGATTGTTCGCATACGGCAGCGGGTCAGCCACACCCGCTTCCTCGAAGGCTTTCAACCGCTCCACGCACGTCGGGCAGGTGCCGCAAGCCTTCTCCCCGCCGCGATAGCACGACCATGTGTACCCAAAGTTCACGCCCAGTTCGATGCCGAGACGGACCGACTCGACCTTCTTCTTGTGAATGAACGGCGCGTGGACTGTAACCGGTTCGCGGCGATTCAGCGACAACACGTTGTTTACGCGCGCAAGGAACTCGGTCGTGCAATCCCAATATCCGTATTCATCGAGCGCCTGCGCGCCGTAATAGACATCGCGAATGCCCTGCGTCTCAGCGTAGGCCGCCGCAATCGATAACAGGATCATGTTGCGGTTCGGCACGTAGGTCGGAGGTTGATCGAGTTGCGCTGTCTCCAAGTCGCTCAAGTCGGGCACGACTTTTCCACCCGACACAAGCGCAGACGCGCCTTTCACGAGATCGCCGAGAAACGTCACATCGATGACGCGCTGCGCCGCGACGTCCGCCGCATCCGCCTGCCAATGCGCGCAGTCAAGTTCCTTCGCGTGCCGCTGCCCGTAATCGAAACTGACAGCATGAACCGGCGCGCAGCGCAGTTGCCGCACGACATGGTGCAGAAGCACGGACGAATCGAGGCCCCCGCTGACGAGGACCACCGCCGGGGCGGATTGAATAGCGGTCATAACAAACAGTCCTTATTGCCGTAAACAGACCAGTATGGCCAAGGCGTGTTGCACTGGAGTTAGCCGACTACGACTGTACCGCCGCGGGGGTTCGCGTTTCCAGCCCACAAGATATGCCCGGATACACCGGCTATGTGCGGCTAGACACCGCTGTGACCACAATATATAGCGCCGGTTGGCCGGTTCGGCGTTGCGGTGAACGCGTGAAGGTGGTATACTGGCCGTGGCATTGAAGGATGGGCGCGTTGCGATTCCTCGTAACCCGTTCCAAGGCAATGTATTAGCACGATTCAAGCGGTGCCCGCGCGCACCGTGTGAAAGGGGTTATGGCCGCTGACGTCATCTGTTTAGGGCTCGCCTGCGCGGACGTCATGGCCCGCCCCGTCGAGTCCTTCCCGGAACGCGGCAAACTCGAACTGATCCCGACGCTGGAAATTCACCTCGGCGGGCTCGCGGCCGTCGCAGCGGCCGTCATTGCCAAACTCGGCGGGTCGGTCGCCTTCATGGGCAAGCTTGGCACCGACGGATTCGGCGACTACTGCGCCGGGGCGCTGTCGAATTTCGGCGTCAATCTGGACCTCCTGCAGCGCACATCGACGGAGGGCACCCCCGCAACGGTTGTCCTCGTCAGCAAAGACGGCGAACGCACCTTTCTTCACCATCCCGGATGCAGCCGCACGCTTCGGGAAAACGACATCGACGCGGAAAGGTTTCGCGGCGCCAAGCACGTGCACTGGGGCGGCCCCGCGGTTACACCGGGGCTGGATGGCCCGCCGATCGGGCGAATTCTCGAAACGGCCAAGCGCATGGGACTGACTACGTCGGTCGATACGTGCTACGATGGCTTGGATGTATGGTTTCCGCGCATCGAGGCGGCGCTGCCGTTTCTCGATGTCGTGATGTCGAGCGTCGAAGAGGCGCGCAAATACACGGGGAAAAAAGAGCCGGAGGCGATCGCCGATTTCTATCTCGATCGCGGGCCGGACATTGCGGTGATCAAGCTCGGCGACGGCGGTATGTTCGTGAAGAGCACCATCGAGCGCATGCGCGTGCCCGCGCACAAGGTCGACGTGGTGGACACGACAGGGGCCGGCGACGCGGCGTGCGGCGCGTTCGTATACGGCTACACACAGGGCTGGGAACTGTCCCGGAGCGTGCAGTTGGCAAACGCGGTCGGCGCGCTGACCGTGCAAACGATGGGCGGTCCCGAAGGGGTCAAATCGCTGGACGACACGCTCGCATTTATCGAGCGCGTGCCCGTAGCGGTGGAGGCATTCTGATGATTCATCTGGCCATGATTGCGCTCCTGGGAATTTTCGCGGCGGCACAGCAGCCGCAGGTGCAGCAGGAAGAATTGCCGAAACCGGGCCAAACGCAACCGGCCCAGCCGTCGACGCCGGAGCAAAAGCCGGCAACACCGGCGCCACAGCAAACCGCGCCGGCGGAACAGCCGCAGACACAGCCTGCTCCGGAGCCGGCGCCAGCGCCGCGGGCCGCGGCGGGTACGACGCAGCACGTGCCCGCGCCCGAAGAGCGCGAACGGGGCCAGCAGGGTAAGCCGGTCGCGGCATTTTGGACAGTAATCCCAGGGAAATAGTCTTGCGCACCACTTCTTATATCGCGCTCGTTGCACTTTCCTTCGCGCCGTGCGCTTACGCGCAACTGGCGGAGCATACCGCCGACACCAGCTTGCGCGATGCCGTGATGGACGCGTCCGGCGCGACGGTCTACGCAACCGCAAGCTCCACCAACGAAGTGCTGAAGATTGACGCCGCGACAGGCGCCGTCATCGCGCGTACATCCGTCGGGAAAAGTCCTGGTGCAATCGCGTTGGACAACGCGACGCTTGCCTGCATTTGCGATTCGGGCCGAACAATCTCGTTTATTCGCTTGAGCGACTTTTCGGGCGCGGGTGAGGCGGCCATGACCGATCGCGCAAACGATATCACCGCGCTGCCCGGCGGCGGGTTCGCCGTCGTGAACAGCTTTGCGGACAGCGTCACGCTTATCGATCCGGACCGCGCGAACGCACCGGTCACGATCGGCGGCGTTACCAGTGTTCCCAGTGGGATCGCCGCGTCGGAGTCGTATCTCGCGGTGACGACGCGTTCGCCTGCGGCGCTGTTGCTCTACACGGGCGGATCGCAATCCCCTACCGCTGCCGTTCCCGTGCCAGATGGCCCGTCGCGCGTCGTCGCCTTGAGCGGCAATCGGTTCGCCGTACAGACCAAGTCATCCGTCGTGGTTGTGGATTCCGCATCGGCGCAAATCGCGGCGCGGAAGGAAATGGTTGCGCGCGATATTGCGGGTTTCGGCGACAGGCTGTTCGTGCTGGATGAGAATTCGGTTGACGTATATGACGATTCTCTGGGTTCCGTAACGTCGAGCCCCGTTGCATCCGGCGCGCGATCCGTCGCCGCGTCCGCGAAGGGATTCGTTTTGCTGGCCTCCGATCCCAAGTCGTGGATGGTGTGCAACTCGCTGCCCGATTCCGCGCAAGGGCGCGTACCGGAATTGCCCGCTGCCGTCGCGCGGGTCGAACCGGCGCCGGTGGCGCCCGCAACCGCACCACCGGTTGAGACGGCTGCCGAACCCGAGCCCGCGGTACCGGCAGAACAACCGGCCATCGTTGAAGCATCGCCGGTCGCTCCCGCAGTCGAACCAGAGCCTGCGCCGGTTAGCGCGGAACCGGCGGCCGAGTCGCCGAATTCCGAACCGTCGGCAACCGTAACGTCAGAGGAGCCTGCCGCGGCGCCATCCCAACCGGCTCCGGTGATCGTCGCGCAGAACGCACCGGAGCCCGTGACAGCGCCGGAACCGGCAGCGGAAGCTCCCGCCGAAACACCTGCGACGGATGCTCAACCGCCGGCGCCGGCCGAGCAGGCGCCCGCAGTCGAACAAGAAACCAGCGAAGCAAAGCCGAAGGTCAAATCGAACGGCAAAACCAAATCGAGTCCGTGGCCGGTGCGCAAGAGCCGTATCCGCCCCGGCGGTGAAGTTCCTCAACCCGATATGACCGCGCCGGTGACGCCGCGCTCGAAGCGCCCGGACGTATCGCCGATCGACAGCGGCGTAACGCGCGAGTCGTCTATCGGCCAGACCGTAGCCGAAGGCATCAGTACCCCGCCGCAGGAAGGCGGTTTCACACCGCCGACAAGCGCGGACGAATTCCTGAACGTGTCCGCCGAGGAGTTGAAAGAAACGGCGGATGGCGCTATGACTGCCGACGGCAACGTGCGTTTCACGTTGGTCGGTGCGCCGGACGTGCAGTTCGCCGCGGACCACATCGAGTGGGACCGCAACACGGGCCGATTGTTTGCCAGCGGCAACGTCGAGATCGTGCAAGGACCGTCGACCGCGTTCGCGGACGAAATCGAGACGACGCTCCGCTCCGGGGTTGCCACGCTCGACGCGCCGCCGCCGTTGGTTGGCGCGGCGGATACGGACGATGAACTGACGGAAAAACTGCTGTCGATCGGCAGTCTCAATGCGAAGAACATCGACATCATCGAGCCTGCACGGAGGCTGCGCGCGGAGCGCCTCATTTACGATTTCAATTCCGGGACTGGCCAAATGACGGACCTCGAGGGCCAGGTCGGCCAAATCCGCTTTGGCGGCGACGAATTGACGCTCGAGGGCGAGAACGAAGCCGTCGGCGCGGACCTCTGGCTGACCACCTGCGACTGCGATCACGAGTACTACCGCGTGCGCGTGAAAGAGCTGAACATCGATCGCGACGGATCGATGCTGGGCAAGGGCGCAAAGCTTGAACTCGGCAACGCGAAGACCCCCATTTTCTGGCCGCGCTGGGGTTACAGTGGCGGTCCAACGCCGACAGCAGGCTTCGATTTCACCAGCGGAAAGAAAGCGGAGTTGGGTTACTACATCAACGTCGGCCAGCAGTTCGCGATATCGCCGGAATTCCAACTCGGGTACCGCCTCTTCCCCACCACCAAGGAAGGCGTCGGCTTCGGATTCGACGGAACGTACAACTACATGGAGACGCCGGCGTCGCCCTTGTTCCGCAGTTCCGGCGAGTTTCACGCGCTGTACACGACGGAAGACCGCGGCTATTACGAGTGGTACCACCGCCACGAGCTTTCGCCCAACACCGTGATGCTGCTGAACCTCGAGCAGTGGGGCGACGAAAACTTCTACAAGGACTTCTATTACGAGAAATACAGGGACCGCACGGCGCCGCGCAATTTTGTGAACGTAACGTACACGCAGCCCGGCTACATCGCGACGGCGACGGCGAGCAAGGACACGCACGATTTCACGAGCGATTCCGAAAAGCTTCCGGAAGCGACATTCCACCTGCTCGAACGCGAACTGCTGCCCCACGTCTACCTCACGTTTGACACCGTGAACGGATACTACGAGCGCGCCTCGACGGAGGACAACGCGGTCCGAAGCATCAACGTCGCGCGGCTATCGACGGACATCGAGCTCGGCGCGCTGAACGTTACGCCGTTCCTCGAACTCGAAGCGTCGTATTACTCGAACACGCGCGACAGGGTGAGCGACGATGACGACAGCGACGCGCGGTTCTCGTCGTTGGTCGGGACGACCGTCCAGACCCGCTTCCAGAAGGCCTACGACGGCGCGTGGGGCTTCAGCGGGTTCAAACACATTGTCGTGCCGTCGGTGACGTACTCGTACCGCAACGAGCCGACCATGGGCGTCGAGGAAACGCCGCGCTTCGACGCGTACGACAACGTGTACGGCCGCAGCCGCATCGAGACCAAGGTCGACAACATCCTCATGGGCCGCGACGCCGAGACAGGCGAGTCGTGGCAGGTCGCGCGGCTGTCGCTGTATCAGGGCAACGATCTGTGGAACGAGATTCGCGAATCGACCGACTACGAGATCGAACTCGACCTGCGCCCCCGGTCGTGGTGGGGGTTCGAGGTCATCGGCGAACACCACAGCATCGACAAGGAAGACGATCTTCGACTCGACGAACCGTACCTGCTCCAGCGCACGCTCATCGAACTGTACGAGCGCGTCGTGGACGAACCGTTCGACGCGGAGACCGCGGACAAGTACAACACGCGCTACGGTGATTACGATCGCATCCTCACGTATCTCTACTACGACAACCGGGAGTTCGGCGGAAATCTCAACGGCCGCATCGGCTACGCGTACACCAAGACGCAGGACCAAGTGTTCAACCGCGAAATCCTGTACGGCCTCGGCTACCAGATCAACGAGAAATGGTCCGTCGCGTTCGAACATCGCTACGACCTCGAACGCGGCGAATTGTACCGCCAGAAGTACGAGGTGCGCCGTGTCATGAATTGCCTCGAAGGCGCGCTGCTCGTCAACGAGCGCGGCTCCGGCTGGGACTTCGGCGTCGAACTCAGCGTCACCGGGATTCCGGGGACGAAGATTCGTTTCTAGTGGTTCCCGTCAATCGATCTTGTTGATGTTTGTAGCGCCCGGTCTCCGTGCCGGGCGGTATGCCACTAGAACAATTCAAGTCTAACCCGCATTTCTCACCGCCCCACGACGTCGCAGTGGACGTAGAATCCTTCGGTGCGGTGAGAAATGCTCACGAGTAAGCCCTTGAGCGCATGGCGGGAGGATTCTTCACGCGAACACCCTGTAAAGACGGGAACCTATGGAACTTCATGTGACGCAACGGATAGTACACGTCTTTGCTGCTCGCGTGAAGAATCCGGGCTAAGCACACCGTCTGTTTCTTGCACTCGCTCGTGAGTCTTCACCCGTCCTCCGTGGCCCTGCTACTTCGGATGGCAAACGAGGGTCGTACTCGGACTCGATACTCGATAACATCGAGTACGATGACGAGCATGAGCACGAGCACGCGATGCAACCGACCTTGAAACGCTCCGGTGTCATGAGTTTGAAATCCGCGCCATTTGTCGTGCTCGTAATCGAGCGTTCGAACTCCTGCACGACTTCTATGGGCGTTCGACTTTTCGGACGAACTTGGGATTCATAACACTTGCGGTCCGCGCCGCTTGCTGTAGTTGGTCGGGCCGTTGCGGGGACAATCCCCGGTGTACTCCCCATTACGGCAAATACACCAGTTACGTGGCCGCCACAATCGATCTCGTAATCGCGCTGCTCCGAAAATGCACAAGTCGTCCCGCGCGCCAAAGGCGCAACGCAACCCTAGCCAGGGGCATCGCCCCTGGAAAATGTCCACGCCCCTATCACCGCGCGCTGAAAGCGCACCGATCAAGAGTTCATAATCTCACAGGGAACTCGGTTCATGACGACTCGTTCGCCGCCGCGAATCGTAATCGCGTAGGTCGCGTCGAGACCGAGTTACGCCCTCGCCTGCAGCTACATAAATCTTTGAATCGCTCGATTCCGCTCTTCCTCCCATTTGACCCTTCGACAGGCGCCGTTGCTGCTCACCGGCGAGTGGGCTCTGGTTCGGGTCCCGGACTCACCATCCGCCGATAACACGCGGAGCGCCCCGTACACCGAGGGTTCGGCGCCTTCACTTCATATGGCCAGCGTGTTGCACTGCGGCGGGTGGGGGGGGTGCGCTTGATCTCGTGACGATTCAAGGGGTGCAGGCCGGGCAGAATCGCCGGAAACGAGGGGTGCGCGATTGGCGAAAACGGATGTAAATCATTTATTTATCTAACTTTATGGCGTATCTATATTGACGGGTTGACAGAGTCTGTATCATTGTGTTAAAGTTTCGATACAATGATGTGGCGCACCGCGTGCGCGGAGTAACTCGGCATGCTTCACCTTTCCATCAATCAGGGCGACGGGGTGCCGCTCTACCTTCAGTTGGTACAGCAGATCAAGCACCTGATCGCGACGGGGCGGCTGACTCCGGACAGCGAGCTGCCTGCCGTGCGCGTGCTGGCGCAACAGCTTCTCATCAATCCGAACACGGTGGTGCGCGCGTACCGGGAGTTGGAGCTTGCCGGGCTGCTCTACAAAAAGCGCGGCGAGGGGACCTACGTGTCGTCGCGGGGAACGCCGTATACGGACGACGAGTGCCGGCGAATCCTGATGCAGCGGATCGAGGCGCTGCTGGTCGAGGGCCGGCACCTCGGATTCAACGAAGACCAGATCATCGAGCTGGTGCGCGAGTGCGAACAGAACTTGCGCGGGGGACAACTTGCCGAGGAGGGAGCGCAGCCATGACGGAAGAACGGACGGAACCGATCGTCACCGTGAGGGACCTGACGTGCCGGTTTGGAAAGAAGACCGCGCTCGACCGGATCGGTTTCGAGATACGGCCGGGGCGCGTGTTCGGACTCGTCGGCGAAAACGGCGCGGGCAAGACCACGCTGATGAAACACCTGTTGGGTTCGCTGACGCCGCAGGAAGGCAGCGTGCGCGTGCTCGGCATCGAACCTACGCGGAACCCCGCGGCGCTGCTGGCGAAGGTCGGCTACATGTCCGAGGACCGCGACCTGCCGCGGTGGATGCGCGTGAAGGAACTGCTGCGCTACACGCAGTCCTTCTACGACGACTGGGACGAGGCGTACGCGGAACGGATGCGGCAGCAGTTCCGGCTCGATGCGAATGCGCGCGTGCGCAATCTCTCGCGCGGGGAGTTGGCCAAGGCGGGACTGCTCGTCGCGCTGGCGCACCGCCCGCCGGTACTGCTTCTTGACGAGCCGTCGTCGGGGCTTGACGCCGTGGCGCGGCGCGAGATTCTCGCGGTCGTGGTGCGGTCCGTCGCGGAGGAGGGGCGCACGGTGGTGTTTTCGTCGCACTTGCTGGACGAAGTCGAGCGCGTCGCGGACGACGTCGCGATGATCCATGAAGGCAAGGTCGCCGTATTGATGTCGATGGACGAGATCAAGGCGACACACCAGCGGCGCGTGGTGCAATTCGCGAAGGAAGTCATCACATTCCCGGACGCACTCGGCGTAATCCACGTCGAGGGCGAAGGCCGCGAGTGGGCGGTCGTCAGCCACGGCGACGCGGATGCCACGCGAAGGGCGCTCGAGGCACTGGGGGCGAAGATCGTCGAGGAGTCGGTGCCATCGCTGGACGCGGTGTTCGTAGCGCGGGTGACCGGCGGACGGCGGGCCGAGGCGGTGGCGTAGCGATTTTGGATTTTCGATTTTGGGTTTTTGAATTGGGATGCAGTGTCGAGACGGAGTTGAGCGAACCGGGCACGGGTGCCTTTTGAGAGCGGGAGCATCGCGCCATGAATAGAAAAGTCAAAGCGCTGATCTGGGAAGAGTGCCGCGTGGGCGGGGCCATTGCGGGGTGGTGTGTATTCCTAAGCGCGGTTTATTTGGCGTGTGTCAAATGGCCGGAGGCGGCGAAGCCGAACTGGACGATGTGGAACGATATCATGGTCGCGCCGTTTTCCCTCGGCATGCCGGTATTGATCGCGTTGCTGCTGATTCTGAATCCAAACCAATCGGGGCACATGGTTGGCGGATATTCGAAGCGTGTGCTGTGGCTGCCGGTTCCGACGTCCGTGGCCGTCGCGGTCACGCTGGCGTTGCGGACGCTGTTCATATTTCTGTCGGCGATTGTTTTGATGGTCGTGTCCGGCGCGGTGTTCGAGGGAGCGCCCACGGCGACGCTCGTGTTGTTTTTCGTGTTCCTGTACCTCGCCGCGCAACTGTTGGATTGGCTGCGCGACCCGATATCGGGCTTGTCAAGCGCAATTGTCGTGGGCGTGATGGCGGCGGTTGTGATTCTGATTGCGCGGGGGAGTGACGTAGCGGACGCCATCGGATCTGTACAGGCGCCTGCGTGGGGCGCGAGCCTAGCCCTGGTGGCCATGGTCCTCGCCGCCGCATACGGCGTGTCGGTGTTCGCGGTACACGCGGCGCGAGTGGGTTGGCGCGTGGGTGTGCCGGAAATC
It includes:
- the ettA gene encoding energy-dependent translational throttle protein EttA; protein product: MAEQFIFTMLGLNKHYGQKHVLKDIYLSFYPGAKIGIVGENGSGKSTVLRIMAGMDDEFIGRAEITKGFRAGIVPQEPVFDLEQTVRDVLESAFANTTALLREYEALTAKMGEEMSDDEMQAAIDRMGVLQDKLDAADAWNLETHMAHASEALCLPDDDRVIGTLSGGEKRRVALCKALLDRPDLLLLDEPTNHLDAETVDWLEHQLRDYPGTVIIVTHDRYFLDNVTKWILELEGGHGIPWEGNYSTWLEQKLLKLSAGEKKDSRGRALEHELAWIRMSNNDRQELSRSRLAHYEQLVAREAAASKQDTAVISVAPGPELGDDVIEFKNVTKQFGDQVLFKDASFIVPKAAVVGIVGPNGTGKTTMMRMIVGKEQADAGEVMIGSTVSLSYVDQERSSFEGGKSLLDEVSGGAAEVTLGKQKVPIRQYLARFGFKGTDQQKTVDELSGGERNRCHLAKLLKEGGNVILLDEPTNDLDVNTLRLLEEAIQNFRGCVLLTSHDRFFLDRICTHLIVFEGEGNVRWFTGNFKEYEDWRMKEMGTKLFENRRSRYRKLVKK
- a CDS encoding SDR family NAD(P)-dependent oxidoreductase is translated as MLANQVVLITGCSTGIGRALAVEYAAQGHRVFATARKPETLGDIAGTNIDTLALDVTAVESIRSAVDAVAAKAGTISMLVNNAGYGQMGPILDVTADQVRAQFETNIVGAIEMMKAVAPHMIAAKRGRIVNIGSVSGILTTPFAGVYCASKAALHSISEAARMELAPFGIDVVIVQPGGVKSRFGDTAAEHVVMKDDSPYQRFAKGIGARARASQKHSESAEFVAKRIVERTTREVAPAVIRVGHGGNLYPALKRLMPARMLDRMLMKRFGLLGS
- a CDS encoding carbohydrate kinase family protein; translation: MAADVICLGLACADVMARPVESFPERGKLELIPTLEIHLGGLAAVAAAVIAKLGGSVAFMGKLGTDGFGDYCAGALSNFGVNLDLLQRTSTEGTPATVVLVSKDGERTFLHHPGCSRTLRENDIDAERFRGAKHVHWGGPAVTPGLDGPPIGRILETAKRMGLTTSVDTCYDGLDVWFPRIEAALPFLDVVMSSVEEARKYTGKKEPEAIADFYLDRGPDIAVIKLGDGGMFVKSTIERMRVPAHKVDVVDTTGAGDAACGAFVYGYTQGWELSRSVQLANAVGALTVQTMGGPEGVKSLDDTLAFIERVPVAVEAF
- a CDS encoding antibiotic biosynthesis monooxygenase; the encoded protein is MLVVHVHVDVKPGCEDAFRAATVENARNSVKEPGIARFDVIQQQDDASKFVLVEVYRTADDPARHKETDHYKKWRDAVEPMMAAPRKSVKYGNCYPEDSGW
- the queC gene encoding 7-cyano-7-deazaguanine synthase QueC: MTAIQSAPAVVLVSGGLDSSVLLHHVVRQLRCAPVHAVSFDYGQRHAKELDCAHWQADAADVAAQRVIDVTFLGDLVKGASALVSGGKVVPDLSDLETAQLDQPPTYVPNRNMILLSIAAAYAETQGIRDVYYGAQALDEYGYWDCTTEFLARVNNVLSLNRREPVTVHAPFIHKKKVESVRLGIELGVNFGYTWSCYRGGEKACGTCPTCVERLKAFEEAGVADPLPYANNP
- a CDS encoding ABC transporter ATP-binding protein, whose translation is MTEERTEPIVTVRDLTCRFGKKTALDRIGFEIRPGRVFGLVGENGAGKTTLMKHLLGSLTPQEGSVRVLGIEPTRNPAALLAKVGYMSEDRDLPRWMRVKELLRYTQSFYDDWDEAYAERMRQQFRLDANARVRNLSRGELAKAGLLVALAHRPPVLLLDEPSSGLDAVARREILAVVVRSVAEEGRTVVFSSHLLDEVERVADDVAMIHEGKVAVLMSMDEIKATHQRRVVQFAKEVITFPDALGVIHVEGEGREWAVVSHGDADATRRALEALGAKIVEESVPSLDAVFVARVTGGRRAEAVA
- a CDS encoding GntR family transcriptional regulator; protein product: MLHLSINQGDGVPLYLQLVQQIKHLIATGRLTPDSELPAVRVLAQQLLINPNTVVRAYRELELAGLLYKKRGEGTYVSSRGTPYTDDECRRILMQRIEALLVEGRHLGFNEDQIIELVRECEQNLRGGQLAEEGAQP